The genomic interval AAGTAACAGTGTCTATTTTACTCTATGTGCTAAAGTCAACTACTAGTACCACTTTCGCTCGGTTTGTTTCgtctttaatttaattttttgggaGGGTGGTTCGCCTTgttgaatatttcaaaatttatcgAAGCAAATGAAATTTGACTATACGATTGTGAAATATAAACGAGGCTTGACTACAGAATCAATTTCCTAGAACTGGAAGCAAACGAAATAGAATACTCACTCACTCCTTCCCTCTACTTAAAATGAACAATTGTTAAGCAATAGATGTCTTGTCCATTACATTGAGTTAGCTTTTGGCCAAGAAGAGTAACTATATAGCCACTTATGTTCTGCAGGTAGTGAAAAGTTCACTGCGAGGTCTCATTTTGTTTAGTTCATGATGATTCATATATTTTGTTTAAGGTGTAAACCTAGGTGAAGGAAAGCCCTGCTTTGTATATATGAAGGTTGGTGTGGACAACGAAACACTGGACGTGAAGCAAGTTTGTGTCGTTGAAAAGGAAGCTTCATTGAAGGGAATACTCGGTAATATCCTTAAATATTcgattgttattttaaaaaatggggGAACCAGTCGCCTTTAGAGTATTTACTAATATAATTATTCATGAATCGGTGCACACACGCGTCCTCGCAGGACGACACAGGACCTTGCAACAATGGGAAACTTTGCAAGATTAGATTCCCCCTATCAGTCgcataaatttttctttttcacataCTGCTGAGCAGGATCTTGTTTGGTCTCGTCTTGCAACGCTCTCCCTTCCCCGTCAAGGCATAGTCGAAAGATTAGCTATTTTCATATCGCCATAAAGGGAAAAATAACGGTAATGAAATCAAGATAATGAGAATTTTTAGACGCAAATGACGGTTTTACCGCGTATTAACTGTTTCGTGGTTGTTTAAAAAAGAGGGTCTTGTTATAAAGCAGCAAAATAATTGAGCCGTCAGGCGtaaataagtaaaattattttgttaacttAACAGAAATTAATTAGCCGtcagccgtaaaatggccaaaattttaatcgttttcaGCAAAAGCCATTGCCCTGTAGTGGCTGTCAGGTAATTGCAACGTTAGATTTTCAGTGCTATGTTGAATATTTCTAAAACTCAGGATGCTTTCAAAATACGGTTAGTTAAGAACCTACACTTGGATTATTTACTCATCTGTTCTTCCAATTATTGTAAACATTCTATGATTTATTTTCACAGAGGTACTGCCGGAGGACAGCGCTTTCCGCCTCAGTAATCCTTTCAGTGGAACACAAAAGAAATATCACAATGATCCGGTAGAGGGCGAGTTTCACTGGACTTCAACTTCATCGCAACAGGCCGAAACAAAAAGAGAGCAATGGTACTCGGTGAAAGAAGGCATGGACCTTTTTGGAAAGATCCATGGCGCTCTCCAGGGGAAATTTCAAGTAACTGGTACAAGCAGAGACAAAGAGACCCACGATCTATGCGTTGCACTAAGGTTTGCACAACGAGATTTTGCAATAGAATTTCCAGCTAATTTTCCTGATGGTGAGGCCACATTGAGTACTGGAAACAAAGATATTCCGATCTCGTTGGGAAAACCAGTcaaggaaaaaggaaactttaacGATTTGAAAGCTGGTGAAAAGGAAGATGACAAGGCAGATCATACAGATGATGTAGCACCTGACGATAACCGATCTAAAGAGGCTGCATCAGAGCAAAGTCAGCGGCCTGGGAAGCATCCGGATGATAACGAAATTGCACAGCTGTTAGTCCAAGGaatactaaaaataattcaGCCAAAGAATAGGGAGAAAGGATCCTCGGTCTAAAATGGAAAGGAAGCACAGTCATGTCTTTTGTGATagctttcagttttatttttgcgACAGGAAATATTATAAATTTCTCTCCTTTCGTATGAGTTTTCTCGTTCATCCACTGCCTAGAATAATCACGAACAAAAGATTGTATTCTCTTGTCATGATCAATAAACCCTATTTCACACTAAAGCATAAGGTATCCGATGTGGTAGGCACGCTTACAGCGGTATGAATAAGGGGTGTCGATTTCCGTaatctgtttttgtttaatgAACACTGATAACCGATAGTAGTTTGACAGTTAAATTTTGGTCAAGTTTCAGCAACAACTGTTGATATACTggtagtcctgaaaaaaaatttttttagacaCAATATAATTGTTCTTAAGATCTATTACAACAAACAATCTCACGAGACGCCAGAGAATGTAAACTGGCCAAGAATTTTAACAACTTGAAGTGTAATCCGCCAAAATCAATCGAGAACACACGAAAACAATACAATCAAGAATGTAATCAGCTAATGCTTTACAACACAGCTCTCTTCCAGCATAAACTGCAACGCTAAAGGATTATGGGTAATGTCATCAAAAGTCTACATTTTGAATCATTAAATATATTCCTTCAAGATCGATTGGCTGCAAAGAACAAGGGACCTGCATTACTTATCGCCttgtggaggggggggggggttggagtATTTTGGCTGTGTCACGATAAATTTTTACTCgacttcccctcccccctctcccaaTGAAGCTAATTAATGTTCCTATGATCCTTTAAAAAAGGCGACAGGAAATAGCAGTTTGACATAAGAGTGGTAGTTAAATATATTCAATTGAAAGACTGATTATAGTTAAGATCTTATAGTAACAACAGGTGGAAGTTGATAAGATTAATGAAAGGAATCAACAGTTAGTACGGCTGATAATTCAAGAAAACAACGTTTGAATTTTTCTCCAACTTAGAAATGGAGAAAGGCGGAAGATAAAAGTGAAAATACCATAATTCAAATTTCTCCTTCCAGTTATCTTCTTGTACTTAACGCAGAAGTAAAAAAGAGAGTGACCCAGAGTGTGAAGGTTTTTTCTACCCTCAAACTATACGTTTCACACAGCACTGTAAGAAAAATGCACAGTCCATGGCGTTCACCGCAGATTCTTTTTCCTGTCTCAGAGTAAGCCATCTATAGCCTGCTTATTAGGACGCCTACAATGAATGCACACAAATAAGACACGGTAGGGAAAATATAATCAATATTTCTCTACGTGGTTAGATTTCGCTGCCGCATTTGTGTTATTCCATGGGAAATTATTGGTAATTCCACTCCATGAAGAATTCAAAAGCGAAAACTGCAAAGGTTGACACCAAAAGCTAGCAAAAGTCGAAAGTAAATGTGATTGATATGTCTAATTTAGGCTAAAATTTAATGCAAAAATCAATTTCGCTCCCAAAACATAGGATTAGCTTTCTGTtcaaattgaacaaaaaaaaagtactgaatATCATCCTCTCCTCATTGCAGCGATCTTTAGCAATATAAAGCCTTTTAAAGGACTCGTGAGTAAGCGCAATGTGATCATGAAGGAGCTAAACTATCCCGCCAAAAGATAGAGAAAGCAGCGTCAGAGATTTCCAAATCGTCTGCTCCAAAATCGACTCCTTTCTTAAAATCTCAATCAGCTCTTTAATAACAAAGCCTCACAACTTGGCTTCCGGAACAATGAAGTGAACATTTCCATACCAAGTAAGTTATGCCATTTATGCTTGATGCTGTTTAATCTTAGATATCAAGTAATGGACTTTATCGCAGTATATGGAAGCACATTAAGTGGTTTACCTCTGACAAATAGCTGGATGAACTAATATCAAAGGCCTGAACTGCACCGGCTATCTCACCTTGCCTGATGTTAAACTTCTCAGTCATATTTCGAGTAAAAGAGGCTATCTTACTTACCATATGCCGAGGGGCCAGTGGTCGACAAGTGACGAGGATATTCGAAACCTGACTTCTAACGGAAGTCAATGAGATACATTTTGGACACTATGTACTATTAACGTacttgttttgaaacaaaataatctAAACTACAATCGCTGGGAAATTAAAACTCCATACATACGTTTCACACTTAAATGTTAACTAGACACATTTCCATTAACACCGCAGGTGTTCCGGGGGTCTCTTTGACTAGAATTTCCTTGATATATTATGATTTTTATGTGGGCAACATTTCCTATGCAAATAGTTTGGAGATAtacccttttttcctttccataatATTGTGCCAAGTATCAAGAAAACGAAGAGGCTTAACAAAAGGGAAAGTTTTAGTCGAATAATAACCAAGATACAAAAGTCGCTTTGCCTGAGGGCGATATGCAATTCAAGCATAATAAATTTATGTTTCACCttcttgttttttccttctttaatatcacatttcagtttgttttgacaGAGCTATTGATAAGGATTATTTAGTATAACTGCCACGTAAACTTAATCTCGTCAGACAACTGGCAGAACCAGATTCTCCCATTTTGACATTTGCGTGAGTACACTTCGCGCCACGCTGTCGATTAGATTTTCGTTGACACAAAAAACTTAGCTGACGCGAAAAActtttgatgaaaatgaaacaaagggAGGGATTAACTGCACAATAACAGCTTGCTATCAAGCTAGACACAGTTTCCACCGCCTGGAAAAATTTACTACATTTGGGAACTGTCTCTGGAGAGACAAGTTTGAATGAATGCACTATAATATAAAGCGTCCAGCATAAAAATAGTGCCGTTACTGTAGCTACAGCCATCCGTTTTAAATTCTTGACGCTTCGTTTCTTTCGTATTGCACACTTTTCACCTCGACTGGAGCCCATTTTGTCATTTCGTTGGTTGAAAACGATTACAGTGTAAAGCACAGAAATTATAAGAATAGGTACAATTAAAACGGTTATGTATAAAAAAATACCATAACGAAGTTGTGCTGTTCTGTGTTCAAAAATTGGTGCCCAGTCTAGATAACAAACTTGGATAAAGGTACCTTCGTGAAGGATCGAAGCCATTCGCATCGCGTAGAAATAGGGCGAGTGAAGAAGTATGGCCACAATCCAAGTGCAGATGACGATAATCCTCCGTTTACTATCGGTTATCCTCCTATAGAGCACAGGAGCCATTAGTGCCAGTAACCGCTCGACTGCGATCAAGACTAAGCTTTGGGTTGATACTGACAATGATGCGTCGCTTAGAACAGGGCAGATCTTACACAGAAAAGTACCTACACCACCACGAACGTGGTATTCGAAGGACCCAGTTAGTTCATATATAATCAATTCAGGCATAAGAACCAGCGCTAAGAGTAGGTCAGATGCAGCCATGTTGGCAATGAGGAGCAGTATCGTTTCTTTCATTCTCAGAAATGCAACGATGAGGAGAGTGTTTCCTATCAAGGACGTAAAGAGCGTCAAAAAGTGTATAGTGATTATTATCTCATTTGGAAATACAATACCACAACTTTCCAGAGTAAGGGTACTGTTGTCGCTGGCATTCACAGCCTTCGAAGCCTCTAAAGCGAATTGTGTACTTGAATTCATAACTTGATCacaaagcctgaaaaaaagcagagaaaaaatggagcttaaggaattttttttctggccgAAATGCCTAATTCATCCATAGATCAAAGAGTGCATGCTTCAGTATTCACCTTACCGAAATAACCAGTAATGGCGCTGTTGGTCTCTCTGTCAGACGATGCTTGTCCTTGTGCTATCGTATTGAAAAACTGCATAAATATTGATAACCTTTTCCTCCTCCGTCTGCCAAGTAACTACATTCAACTGCACGTGACAAGCATATGTAGTCGAAAATTAGTGACAAACTCTTAATATAATGAGGTCTTAATgtaaacagggtaatttagcattatcaacttagttgatgaagtaaattggccaccgaaaagtgtttaaaagccgacgtttcgagcgttagcccttcgtcagagcgatagacgaagggctaacgctcgaaacgtcagctttgaaattctctacggtggctaatttacgtcgtcaactaagttgataaaactaaattaccctgtaatACCGTgactctcccatcgacgcagcgccacagtgttttttttttttttttttttttagaaacttaccccctttattcatttgaattaATGCAAACAACTTCACAAAGGAAACAGTGAGTGGTAAAATTGTGCCACCAATTAAAGCGGATACTTTTTGGCAGTTTGttcctattgttttcaaattttttccacATTTCCATTTCGAAAATATCTTGTCCGTGTAGGGATACGAAACATATGTATTCGGTTAGGGCACGtgagaacaaaaacaatctCTCTCTCATTTATCTGAGTTTATCTGCGTATCTTATGTCGGAATACTAATATTTGGTATACCAATGGcccatttgttttgttatgatATCTGCTTAACATAAGGCAGATGATATACTGACAGAGAAATTTGATACACGGCCTCCTGGTTTTTCCGAGGCTGCTGTTACATAAATTCATGGTACACTATTAGAGAAAGTCAGAGTAATTGATAAACTTGTGTTATTTTACTACAGTGGTGAATAGTTCCTTTTGCGCGCGCTAACTGGCTAGTTCGGAGGTGATTAGCAAGCCGAAGAGACAAGACTGCGCATTAAGAGTTACATTTCCGACATTTTTCCGCTAGACTAacagaaatttacaaatattttggcTATTGTCTGATATAtaccaaaacaataatttaccTCAGTGTCGATGAGagtggtgaatatttacctGCACTCCGGTGAATAATTGTtgaaagttgtttcattttttttttttttacttatttcttctttttgaaaaagaacTGCTGCAAGACGTAATTCTATTGAAGCTTTATTATGTCTACAGCATACGAACCTATCTTATCGCCCTAACAACGAACCCAGCGGAGGACAATGGCGAACTCTCTTAGAAAAGCGTATCTGGTCTGAATTGGTGTGTTCTTTatgaatgaaaagaaactttattcTAAGgctgaaaaagcaaagaaatatatatatatatatatatatatatatatataaaacgCTCTCAACAGGTAAAACTTTATCTCACTCACTATCGAGAGATGTGATCCGTGCGCTAAGGGTTGGATCTACTGAAATTATTCTAATAGGAAATTCATCACATTAAATCAACACATGGCACTCAAAGTAGCTTAAGTCTTGCCAGCTGCTAGAAGAGAAGTAAAAGGAAATTGAAGATGATTGATGACAAACAAAAGTTTGCCTTTTATTCCCCCTTGATAAATAAAGTGGAACATTTAATTCCTCTTGGCTGAGATGTTTTGGCTATAAGACTTAGGCAGCTTTTGCCAGTTTCGATCGATAGGTCGAATCATTGCTTCCTAGAGTCAGTCGTTGATAGACGTGACCTCACACAATATGGTCATTGTAGTCACAGGATTTGTAATTTTATGATAATGTTGGCCTCCTTAGAATGTATTTGTAGCCACTGTTGATTAAACAGGCTCAAAGTATTTCATTTTGACAGATAAACTGGCTGAAGTGTGTCACTTAAGGTCGCCATCAGACGTCCTTCTGTTCTAATACTCACTACTGTTCGCAAACAAAAAGGACATATGAACACGAAAGCGTGTTGAAAGCCCACCCAACCACAACGGTAAACACTTCAAACGGTTGCACCCTATGTGAGATGCTCAGAGAAGCAATTAAATCGCTGGACACCGTTTTGTTATGTTTGCTGCAGAAATTATCATTTAGAACTTCAAACAAAGGTGCATTCTTACGACTTCGCGACAAACGATATTGCTTTCATTACGTTACTTTCACAACACCTTAACCGCCACACAAAAAGGACAACCTGAACAAACCATAGACATAAAGCTTACCAGAGACGTCGAAAACTGGGCCAGAAAAGGTCTGTTTTGCAGCCACGACGAGAGAAACAttacgaataattttttttgataaacgAAGACCTACCGACGATAATCGTCATATTGTGGATCCGATCAACTCTGAGAGCAATATAATTTACCAAAAATAACTACAACTGACGGGAGTCGAATATTGGATCGAACTTTCACATTCGTGGCTAGAATTACTGTAACGCCAGCAGCATCAGCCTAAAGGATAGAATGTAGTTATCATTCATGTGCTCTTAATTACGTATCACGTGAACCATTACTACAAAACTCCATATTCTTAGCTTTGCTGCCCGATTGAAGCTGATAAATGAACACCCATAAACACCATTGGAGTTTTTAAAGCAAACTATAAAAACAGCGGGATAGAAAGTTCTTTCTTTTGGCGGAGACGATAAGTACCGAAAATAACGAGGAAAAAACTCCAAATCAAAGTCATCGTTTTTCCTTGGAGTAATTAATtcgtagaaaacaaaaaaatttttcggtATGCACAAGGAAATACGAAATGAGAacaaaaattctcatttatccACCTCACTCTTCCATCGAGGTACTTTTGTGCCCCGTCCttccacctcccccccccccccccctcacttAGATATATTGCTCTCGTTCCCTGACTATAAGTTGAGCCAAACTTATCAATAATTGCCCTTTCATTTCTCCAAGAAGTTTGCTTAAGACCGAGATAGAATGTTAGTTGGTTTGTTGTTACCTTACATGAAGTTTAAAAGAGATGAAGGTTTAACGAGGATatataagaatatttttttctacgAAAGGAAGCTTACTGATCAATCTATGCGAAAATCGGTGGGACGTTTACTGACCTGTACTCTCCCTGTGTGATCTTTCCTAAAGGGAGATGGACTTTACCTGTCGTGAATTGAAATCATAGTTATCGCTGTTATCCTTAATTGTAATCTATCATTTATTGGAGTGAAACAGATTAAATGTTGCGATCACAAATTAGCTATAGACAAGAAGCGAGGATCCAGTTCGTCTGGGCACAGATCAATCTTGTAAGtcgcctttttctttttcattttctccccAGCAGGGACCAAAAGGGAACTTATCCTCGACATATCACGATACTCTTAAGCAGAATgataatggaaagaaaaagaaatatcaactAGGCGGCGATACCGTTTGACTTTACATCAATACTCAGAGCTGACGGTGCAACTGAATGGGTATTATTGGTTTGTAAACTTGAGAGTGAAAGGATGAAGCTATAAATAAACTCAGACGCCTGATACTTCACATTAACGTGAAATGAACCATAAAATATTTAGAATTTTCTATTTGATAACAGGTGATGAAATAGCCTTGGCACATGAACCACTCTTTGAAGTTTATTAAATCAGCTCTGATGACTTAATTTGACCCGTGTGGAGAGGATAAAAGGTGGGAGTTAACTCTGTCTGAAACAGCAAACTACGCAGACAACCAAAAATGTCCCATAAGTGAATGAAATTAATCATATTTTGAACTGTGGTTTATAAGTAAGTGATCCGCGCAGGTAAGCTCGCTTTCTTGCAGCTTATCTGAGAGGATCAGATCTTCAATTGTTTATCACTCGTTCATCATCAACCGCAGGGCAAAATATGGTCATGCATATTCCTATTAAATTTCACGAAATTTGCTTCGCTCCCAATACGTTTTGTAGCTCAACTGGTAACAGCGCCCTAATAAAATCTGGAAGTGAGGGACGGGTTGGAATCcatcaaagcctgaattttcagttaaaggctttttttttacatgaagcGAAACTTCGGAAGGATCACATTCGCTCTGATTAggggctagcgctcgaaacgtcagctttgagaCTCTTagcagtggccaatttaagttgtCAACTAAGTTGcgaataccaaattaccttgttatactctcccacggacgcagcaccacattttctttagaaattaacCCCCTCCTTTCCTTTCATGTGCCGCGACTTACCTAAGTGGATCACTTACTTTTtcttgttaaaagaaaaaaacaaaacaaagcaaaacaaaacgtTCCATAAACAGCATTGAATAACAAATTGAGCTCATTCAGACAGCTTCCCATTGCATTTTCATCCTTCTGTTTCCCTCTCACGCTCTATTCCCACGGGTTTCCTCTCCGCTTGTTCCCCCTCGATAGGGTGGCCTACTTGTTACGACATGCATTTATGACGTGGTGTCATGATCATTCGGCCTTATCGCTTGATGAAGACCACGACTAGTTTTATCGAAGCGGCGAGATGGAATATTGATAACTACCAGTTGCAGTCTTTACGTCAACGCCGAGGAAGACTGAAGGcgctaaaaaataaatttaaattttaaggtAGAATTTTGCAATAAACTGGATTTGTTTACGGTCAATTACAGCGCTACACCTTAACTTAAGCATAGGGCATATGAGCAGCATTAAGCTCCAAACGGGATCTTAAATCATTTTCCGTCAGGATTTCCGTTCTCAGACCACGAAACTTTCACGTTTTGTTTTGCATATGAGTTCTGGAAAGCAAGAGCTAAGCTATTGTTCTTccatttgttcttttgttttgccatgtcCTCGTTACTTTCGCGGTGGCGGTTTGCTTAAGTTCCCAAGTAGTCTGAATCGTGAGGTAAGCTATTAAAGGTTCCTGTAAAATTATAACTTCGATGAAGAATAAACAACACTTTTGCGACATAATAGTCTTTGATCTGCATCTGTTAAGCTTCTAACAATCAGATTCGCCATACAATCGACAGTAAATGTCAGCATGCCAAATAATTTGGAGGtgtgttttaaacaaaaagctTTCTATAAAACACAAAGAGGTAATCCATAAGCGTGCCCACGCTGGGTAAGATAATTAAGTCAGATAAGAGCCACATGGAAAAGTTGGTCGCAACAAAATGACTCGAGGGTTAAAAACGTTATTAAAAGCAGGAATACAATCAGCAATTTGACTTAACTTACCTCCGCGTGAGAATGGTTCACCTGAAACCCAGTTCGACACGCAGATATGTATTGAAACATTTTGTGCCTCAAACACCCTGAAAGTGAGTTAATGTCGACATGAAAACGatgcagttaattttttttggcgtAATTTGAAGCCAGTCGCGCACGGTGGTATATAAAATTGTGATATTAATTACGACCGTGAATTATTAGACAAGCCTCCTTTTagaggaaattttcatttctttttattttccattatttccACTGTTATTCCAAGATAACTCATGCAAAAATTCATAATAATCTTCCAAACGAAAGCACTCTCATatcttataactaatttatatGCTATCTGTGGTCTTCTGTCTATACGATATTTCAGTCGACTACTAAAACTGATTATGGTAAAACCATTTTAAAaccctccacccccccccctccccctcacctTTCCTCCTCCATGTGCAACATGCTGGTGCACTGGGTGACAGGTTTCTTTCACAATTATGTAATCATTTCACATCAACCGCAACTATGGATACAGAGAGCATCAGCAAAGTATTATAATTGCTACGTGAGGAGTTTAACTCCTCTCAGAGCTCGGGCGCAAGTAAGGCTCGCCGATTTATTTGATGAGTCACGCATAAGGCGAGGATATGAGGCTTTGCATTTAAATTATAAATAGTTTTTACGAAGATCAATTTCATCCAAGAGAGATCGCTTGAAATTAGACTTTGTTCTAAATTCTGGCAAGTATGTCCTCTGGAGATTCCcttcaaaacaaacatgaaatgacaaaacaaacatgaaaatcaATAGTGGTCTTTCTCAAGTGTAATGGTATTGTTGATGAATCCTTTCCAGGTAGATCATTATTTCGGTCAAACAAACCTGTGAATTTGAAAATTGTATCAACAATTCAGATATTATCAATTCGTAATCGATATTTTGACTATCAAATTGTATTGTAACTTTCCAATGCTGTATTTCCGAGACATATGAAGTTTTTACTTTAGAATTTAAAAGTACTTGGACCATATCGATAGCATAGGCTTTTTGTATAACTATAAATACAGAATTTCTATAGAAATCTCGATGATTTCTCGAATTAATTTGCTTGGGAGATATGCTGGGctgaataatttttcaatttaaatcaATTCATTGTTCGAGTCTATAATAACCGGGCCCAAGACGGCGCTAAGACTAATTGAACAAAAGATCGAAAGAGGAGGCAGTGTTCTTAAACAAACAGCGGCACAATGGCTCTCAGAGTAAATGTTTCCTCCGATAATTTGGACGTTGGAGGTTTCCACAACACCACAACTTCTCCACAAGAAAATTGCGAAAAACTAGGAGTAAACATGAGTCCGATACAAGTAACAATGGTTTTAATACATGTTTCTACGTTGTTAATTGCTCTAGCAGGAAACACACTTCTTATACTTGCGTTCGcaagaatgaaacaaaagatcGCTGTCTTTATTGCCAACATGGCGGCCTCTGATCTATTTGTCGGAGTTTTTCTGATCCCTCGCTTGATAACAAGAGAAATCACCAGATCCAACGCCTTCCTTGTTCACGGATTAGGAGGACTACTTCTCTGTAAGATGTCCACTTTCTTGAGTGACGTGTCTCTGTCGGTATCAACACAGAACTTGATATTGATCGCCGCGGAGCGCTTCTTGGCTGTAGTGTATCCTTTCTTGTACAAGAAAGTCACCGTGAGAACTCGCTATGTGCTCATTGCCGTCACGTGGATCCTGGCCATGGCATTGCACTCGCCCTATTTCTACATTTTTCGACTGATTacacataaaaaacaaaatggcacaGGAACCTTGTTTTGTGTGCCAAGCTGGGAACCCGCCTTTAGCAATGGATCAGCTCAATTACACTATATCACCTTTTTATACGTTACAGTTGTATTTATGCCCCTCCTTGTGGTGGCAATCTTGTGCCTTACGACGATGATCAAGCTTCGGAGGGTTGAGAAAATGGTGACAGGTCTGAGTGAAAATAGAGCTCGCAGAAAATATGAACGtaacaagaatttaaaaaagatgGTCACAGCTACTTTAACAGCGTTTTTGACATGTTGGACGCTCTTTGTTGTTATTACTTTTCTGCAGCTTTTTTCACCTACGTCAGTTCCTGAATGCAGCGAAAcgtttcaaataatttattttatatctcGGGTGTTAGTAACCTCTTACTGCGCTGTTAAtccttgtatttgttttatgttcCTAAAAGTCTTTTCTCGCGAATTGAGTGCAATGTGCAAACGGAACCATCAACGCGATACAAATGGGGGTAAAATGCGACGATATAGGAAAAAGCTGCCCACGCATATTATTTGAAGTGAAAATATATCACAGTAATTTGCATGGGACACCTCTCGGCTTGCTAAGAGTCATGTCATTttagatgtaaattttcttttttatcaataaagCACTAAAATCGTTTCCTGGATTTTACAACATGATGAAACCAGGCAGGATGTAGAGAGAAGACGCAAAGATGCTTGAAAATCATTTGCGGTGAAGTGAAAGTATAGAAATTAGGCTCGGCATTTTTGAAAGAAGTCTATAAGCATTCATCAGTTAAATCTCGGATCGAATGGCCGAGGTCTGGGCCCTTGTCTATttactgtgttgtgttcttaggcaagacactgGATACGCTTGCAAACTTGACCTGCCAACATTTAACAGAAGCCTCATGTTATCAAATCATATGATTAACACAGAACACCTAAATCAGGTATACATGTTTGCAGTACGTGCATCAGAGAAACCGACCAGGTTAGGCAGGCCAGATCGAGTCTACTTTATCCACTTCTCCTTCCCCGAGGGATGGTAACAAAAAACGGaccttcaaaaaaaaatctagGAAGGGTTCATCACCACGATTATTTAATTGGATTGGGTAAATGATTCACAAGTAGAGGTAAAGAATAGATAGTTTACAGATCCCTTGGATCTGTACCACGTGTCACATTCTCCCTAAGAGCACCAGTAGGCTGCAGCTTCTTTTT from Pocillopora verrucosa isolate sample1 chromosome 14, ASM3666991v2, whole genome shotgun sequence carries:
- the LOC131779580 gene encoding putative neuropeptide Y receptor type 6; protein product: MALRVNVSSDNLDVGGFHNTTTSPQENCEKLGVNMSPIQVTMVLIHVSTLLIALAGNTLLILAFARMKQKIAVFIANMAASDLFVGVFLIPRLITREITRSNAFLVHGLGGLLLCKMSTFLSDVSLSVSTQNLILIAAERFLAVVYPFLYKKVTVRTRYVLIAVTWILAMALHSPYFYIFRLITHKKQNGTGTLFCVPSWEPAFSNGSAQLHYITFLYVTVVFMPLLVVAILCLTTMIKLRRVEKMVTGLSENRARRKYERNKNLKKMVTATLTAFLTCWTLFVVITFLQLFSPTSVPECSETFQIIYFISRVLVTSYCAVNPCICFMFLKVFSRELSAMCKRNHQRDTNGGKMRRYRKKLPTHII
- the LOC131779594 gene encoding uncharacterized protein isoform X1, producing MSTPCRAAIPLRAKMSLTVTIHEGELRQIKQHVVEKRIESGHLFGLWTHSNQPVVQYITGSLKDEDEEELFKLHALRRVGIWSTKESDGVNLGEGKPCFVYMKVGVDNETLDVKQVCVVEKEASLKGILEVLPEDSAFRLSNPFSGTQKKYHNDPVEGEFHWTSTSSQQAETKREQWYSVKEGMDLFGKIHGALQGKFQVTGTSRDKETHDLCVALRFAQRDFAIEFPANFPDGEATLSTGNKDIPISLGKPVKEKGNFNDLKAGEKEDDKADHTDDVAPDDNRSKEAASEQSQRPGKHPDDNEIAQLLVQGILKIIQPKNREKGSSV
- the LOC131779646 gene encoding QRFP-like peptide receptor; translated protein: MNSSTQFALEASKAVNASDNSTLTLESCGIVFPNEIIITIHFLTLFTSLIGNTLLIVAFLRMKETILLLIANMAASDLLLALVLMPELIIYELTGSFEYHVRGGVGTFLCKICPVLSDASLSVSTQSLVLIAVERLLALMAPVLYRRITDSKRRIIVICTWIVAILLHSPYFYAMRMASILHEGTFIQVCYLDWAPIFEHRTAQLRYGIFLYITVLIVPILIISVLYTVIVFNQRNDKMGSSRGEKCAIRKKRSVKNLKRMAVATVTALFLCWTLYIIVHSFKLVSPETVPKCSKFFQAVETVSSLIASCYCAVNPSLCFIFIKSFSRQLSFLCQRKSNRQRGAKCTHANVKMGESGSASCLTRLSLRGSYTK
- the LOC131779594 gene encoding uncharacterized protein isoform X2, whose product is MSLTVTIHEGELRQIKQHVVEKRIESGHLFGLWTHSNQPVVQYITGSLKDEDEEELFKLHALRRVGIWSTKESDGVNLGEGKPCFVYMKVGVDNETLDVKQVCVVEKEASLKGILEVLPEDSAFRLSNPFSGTQKKYHNDPVEGEFHWTSTSSQQAETKREQWYSVKEGMDLFGKIHGALQGKFQVTGTSRDKETHDLCVALRFAQRDFAIEFPANFPDGEATLSTGNKDIPISLGKPVKEKGNFNDLKAGEKEDDKADHTDDVAPDDNRSKEAASEQSQRPGKHPDDNEIAQLLVQGILKIIQPKNREKGSSV